One Rhodococcus jostii RHA1 DNA window includes the following coding sequences:
- a CDS encoding BMC domain-containing protein encodes MADLRSFIFIDKLQPQTMCYLGTFVRGSLPRTNMSAQVIEIAPGLDIEPLTDVALKHAQVRAGMLVVERQFGYLEIHSRSADAVRLAADAVLDALGASETEARPPEVIASKIISNVDDEHAFLVNRNKSGSMLLPGDSLFVMEMQPASYAILATNEAEKASPIKVVDYRMMGASGRVYLAGDEDAVRTAADAAGAALEMRR; translated from the coding sequence ATGGCTGATCTGCGGTCGTTCATTTTCATCGACAAGTTGCAGCCTCAGACGATGTGTTATCTGGGCACCTTTGTTCGCGGTAGTTTGCCGCGGACGAATATGTCGGCGCAGGTGATCGAGATCGCTCCGGGGCTGGATATCGAGCCGTTGACGGATGTTGCTCTGAAGCATGCGCAGGTCAGGGCTGGCATGTTGGTGGTGGAGCGGCAGTTCGGGTACCTCGAGATTCATTCGCGTTCGGCGGATGCTGTGCGGTTGGCGGCTGATGCGGTCCTCGATGCGTTGGGTGCTTCGGAGACCGAGGCGCGTCCACCGGAGGTGATCGCGTCGAAGATCATTTCCAATGTCGATGACGAGCATGCTTTTTTGGTCAACCGCAACAAGTCCGGGTCGATGCTGCTGCCCGGTGATTCGTTGTTCGTGATGGAGATGCAGCCGGCGTCGTACGCGATCCTGGCGACGAACGAAGCCGAGAAGGCCAGTCCGATCAAGGTCGTCGACTATCGCATGATGGGCGCCTCCGGGCGTGTCTATCTGGCCGGCGACGAGGACGCGGTACGGACCGCGGCTGATGCCGCCGGGGCAGCGTTGGAGATGCGGCGATGA